The Raphanus sativus cultivar WK10039 chromosome 6, ASM80110v3, whole genome shotgun sequence sequence TATTTTTAAGAATCTTGTCAGGAATTAAGATTCCAAAAAGTTGGCCAAAATGAATGTCCATTTTCTCAGTCTATTTCTTACCATCATTTTAGTGATTTTATTCAACACTGAAGCACTTAGTCCTCACTACTACGACCATTCATGTCCACAAGCCGATCAAATAGTCACCAATGCAGTCAAGAAAGCCATGTCAACTGACAAAACTGTACCTGCCGCGCTTTTGAGGATGCATTTCCATGATTGCTTTGTTAGGGTAGTTACTACTTGAACACCACATTCTTCTAATCTTTCAATCATATGTATATTAAAGAAGTAACACTGTTGGAGAATATTTTTGTTGATCAAGGGATGTGATGCGTCAGTGCTGTTAGACTCAAAGGGAAAGAACAAAGCAGAGAAAGATGGACCTCCTAACATCTCACTCCATGCGTTTTATGTGATTGACAATGCAAAGAAGGCATTAGAGGAGCAATGTCCTGGTGTTGTATCGTGTGCCGATATCGTTTCACTCGCTGCAAGAGACGCTGTCGCTCTCGTTAGTCTCTTACCATctcatattttaaatacaatttgaTAACTCTAATAATCCCcatataatttatttgtgtGGATGTTGTGATAGTCAGGAGGGCCTACATGGGAAGTGCCGAAAGGGAGAAAAGATGGAAGAGTATCAAAGGCAATAGAAACAAGACAATTACCAGCTCCTACTTTCAACATCTCTCAGCTGCAACAAAGCTTTGGCCAAAGAGGCCTTTCTATGCACGATCTTGTTGTTCTCTCTGGTATTATACATTTTCTCGTATACTTTAAGTATACAGCGCAAGGATGTCGCTTTGCCACCTAAATTCTCAGCAGTGTCAACCAACAGAGTGCCTCGATTTTTACATTCCAATAATATACACTTTCAAAACTTCATTATAATATGGATGTTAAAAtgccaaaaacaaaacatacattatgaatagaaaaaatataaagggCGTTTAGGCCATCATCCAAACAACTTAGGCATTAGGTGGATATATTGATCAGTGTGTCTaggtgatatttttttttaacatttcatGTACAAATACAATAATAGTTTTCTCAATATGTTATTTGTTTATGATACAAGGGTATAAATATggaatattttatgatattgCAGGAGGACACACACTTGGGTTCGCCCACTGCTCATCGTTCCAGAATAGGATAAACAACTTCAGCACACAGAAACAGGTTGACCCAACACTAAACCCTTCATTTGCGGCCAGCTTGAAAGGAGTTTGCCCAGCCCATACCAAGGCTAAAAACGCTGGAGCGACTATGGACGCAAGCACAACATCATTCGACAATATCTATTACAAGATGCTTATGCAAGGCAAATCGCTATTCTCATCAGACCAAGCACTTCTTACAACACCTTCAACTAAAAAACTTGTGGCCAAGTACGCAAGTTCCATGGAAGAGTACGAGAGGGCTTTTGTGAAAtccatgatcaagatgagtagTATCAGTGGGAATGGTAACGAGGTCAGGCTTAATTGCAGGAGGGTCCGTTAAGAGTCCAAGTCTCCGCATTCAACACCAAGTTGAACATCttatgtctttgtttttctATATCTCAACATTGGTTCCTTTGTAATTAGGCCTCTTTAATGATTAAGGCCTCGATCATGTATCAAAACTATCATTCTCTTATGTGTGGGTTGTAAGACAGTTATTTacaagtaatatatatataaataaatgcaTCTCTCTCCCAACCCCCATAATTAATGTCAGTTATTGTACAAGTTATATATAAAGTTTCTCTCCCCTGTAAAACCAAGAACACGGATGATAAACGAATCTCGAACACACTGAACTTTTCTCAGCAATACTTTTATTAAGAATCGTTTAAACAATCCCAGAAAAAGCAACATCTTTCTTTGGTTGACGCCCCCATTATATATCACAGCGTGTGAAGATTCTTCGAAATCTTCTTCCATATATATTTTCTCCATTTCCCATAACTACTTGGATCATAATCTTGTATCCTTCGATTCATTAAACCGGTGATCTTGTCCTTCAATAATCTGAAACCGGAACCATCTTGAACCGATTCCAATTGGACCCTAAATCTTGactcaacaatctccccctttttatcTGCACGAGTCACCTCATTCCTAAACCTGCATAGACAAACTTATGCGTTGTTCACAGCAACAGCTGCATGTTATATTAGTCAAAGCACATAAAACCAAAATCTCATCCTGCTTGAGTTCAACCTTTATCTCACCAAATTTATAAGAGTTcaaggaaattttttttttttgtcacgaagaGTTCAAGAGTTCAAGGAATCATAAAACAGAAGTATAGTTTTAGAACAacacaaagaaaacaaatcacaaaCAACAATCTGCGCAATCACAGAAAAATGAGTGCTTCTCCTCCACATGAATTGTGTGACTCATCAGATAAAAACATGTTCGCCAATTGTGTCTTGGCTGATATTTTGAGGCTCCCCCATAACCTTATCATCATCAAGAAAGtgactaatatatttttgacacTCAATAATCTGATGAATAAAGTTCAGGAAGCAGACATTCGAATCTTCGGCCAAATCACTATTGATGCAACGGATTTGAGACCCCACGAGTTCAAAAAAGTTGACTTGCTTCCTCTTGACCAGAGAACTCGGCAATTCAAGGCGCTGCTGAACAACACATTCCTCGTCCTCTCCTGGAATCCAGTTTGAACTGCAGACTTCATAAGCCTGACGATACACCGGGCAAAGATCTTTGACAGAGAAGTCATTTCACTTATTGAAAAGCCCACCATTGAGAATCGAAACAGAGTGATCCAGATCTATTAGTTTCCAGTCCTCGGAGTCTCCACCATCTGGTGTgtttaaaaatctgatttaccACGGTTGTGGTAATCTGAAACACTTCGTCTATGATTTGCAAGGAACTCTCTGACCAAGTTGGGCGAGAAGACAGAAACGTTCGTCATTGTAGCTCTCCAACCCATGCTATCGATGAGGTTCATGACTGGTTTGAATGCAGGAACATGCACATGAATAACTCTTTGACTGAGACTTCGATATCTTATGAGAGCATCATCATATACGAACCGATCTGGAGCCATAAGACTTTTCTTTGGATGAGAACCCTGTTTCTGGAACACTTATCTTAAGAATACGGTTAGTAAGACAAGAAGATAGACCTCACACGCTTTCACTTGCAAAGCTTTTAAGTTCACACTATCACCAGAGAACTTTTACTAGTGCCTCATTATTACAAGACCTTATACACTTTTTCAAAGACACTGCCATTTAAACTAAACACAAGACCCATCACATTTCCATTAATTCGTAACCCACTTACTTGACATCCTACTTGACATTGAAACAGTGCGGAtgattatttttcattttccagTTTGCAAAAATTATGCAATTTCAGAGACAATTGTTTCACCAAAAGTTTGAACTCAACTAGAATTTTACAAGACCTATCTAATtcagaaaaacaaacaaattcaaAGAGAATTAACCAAGATAGTAAAAACTGATCTTCTTTATTCATATTATAAAGCAATACGAGTttcaaaaagaagatatatCACCCTCTGTTTTCAGCTACCGATCGGAATTGCATACTGAAATTATATTAGGGCAGAGCTCCATATAATCATCTGCTTAATGTTTCATATCTCGCTTCGAAAGTATACCTACTCCGTCTACACATATTTTAAAGAGTAAATCAAGtgaaaaaataaatcagaaatCTACAAGATCACCCGGATAAGGCATGCCTACTTGAGGTGAGCCGGGAGTCAAGAAATCTTCTTCAATCATAGCCGGATTAATTTGACAACCACTTGGAGGATCGTAGTTAGGTTAGAAGAAGACAAAAGGTTGGCGACGATCACCAGTTTATAACCCACTATTCTATACTAATTAAATTTGTTAGGTAAAGAACACGTTTTTTTCCCGGAGAAAAATCTGTTACCTGATTATTTTGGGCTTGCAAAAGATTTATATTGGGCTTGTaataattgaatttaaaaaatacttgacccattggatttaaatttttaagaatACTTGACCCATGTTTATACTATTTAAATCTTTTCAAtcttaactttaaaattatatagttcatttttttcaaaaaaaaatgtttagtaaaattctttatatatttttacacggacctttaactttagtttttgttaactttcttattttgttaaatgttttattatctttggagatgataatattttaatatttttgaaaattctatttctattaatttattgaataataaaatactaatccagcaaaaaatatatatataagaagaaaaaatcaCATGTGAAAGTTTGAAACGATCTATTTGATGGACAACAAATATACtcttatattattatctttgaaCAACCTTATATATATTCGATACTATAAATCTATGAAGCTAAAAgtttaatttgttaaaaacttTCTAAATTTGTGAAATGTTACAATATCTTTGGAAGTGACagtaaaacaatattttaccaatatttatatatattggtaAGTTGAACAAGGAAATGAtgatccaaatatatatatatatatatatatatatatatgtatatagagAATAAGCAAATACATgtgaaaatttgaaacaaaatattcagcaaaaaaaataaatagcaaaattattatgttttaaaaagtcATAGATACAcctcatatatattatagtatataccaatttagaattaaaaaaatatgtttatataaaaataaatcgaAACAAACACCCGCGCAGTTGCGTTAGTTTCCATTAATTCGTAACCCACCTACTTGACATCCTACTTGACATTGAAACCGTGTTCTGAATCATTTTTCTCAGATAAGCTAACCTCTTACCTCTTCATAGTCAATTTAGTAAATTGCAACCTTAAGATACTGTCTTTCTCAGCCGAGATGTATTCTTATCTAACTAATGCGGTACCTCTTTCCCTTAGGTCTCAGTCAGAATCACTCACAGTAACCTGTTTAACAAAGATTTATTTGTCATCGAAAGATTATCCTGTTGTCCTAGAGCTAATAATGGTACTGCTTTTCTCAACCGAGATGCATACATACCTTTTCATTTCAATATTTCATCTTGTTATGATACTTATTTTCCCTATTTTTTTCTCTTGCTCTAAAATTTCAACAGTCCTCTTTTTAACAAACTACACCTTTGTCCATTTCAGACAGTTGTTTTAACAACATTTGGTGTTACGTGTTGTAGTGAATCTTTTCGTCAGTTTTGGCTTACACTCAGTCTAAACATTGATCAAACTCTGACACAAACTGTGGTAGCAGCCTGATCCGACAAGAGTGTTTATCTTCTTTAGACTGGTTTTTGCAATTGTCAACTGAGTTTTCTAAGATATGTTGATACTCATCACTAGGATTACGATCGCTTTTTCAACTTATGAGGTAAATTATGTTAAAGGTGGGAAATCATCTAGGTTACAGTCAAAATTTTAGAGTTCATCATGAATTCTAAGAGCCTCTCGTACATACAAGAGACTGTTGAGATCcacatattttttaaacactcCAACAACTGATGTTCTGAGGTCTTATGCCTAAAGATGGCTAGTTTCTCTTCTACTAAGGTGTAGACAAAGTTTTGTTTCAAGTTGATGTGTCTAGACTTAAAGTAGGTTCTTTGTTCGTTAACATACTTAGCATGTTTCAAATCGGTGCATGAATACCTTCTAGATTTAGTGATGTTACCGTAACAGTTGATCAGATGTCTCATCCATAGGATCTGGACACATCATTTTCCAAGACTGAAATATTTTCTCATCGTGAGAGAGACGTGTCCTGGCTATCACCAATGTAGAGCTCATGTAGCTTGGACCAGCATCTGTAACGTAATCCTGCAAGAAAAAAGTTCTAATTAGTAAGATCATTGAAGTCACACACAATTTTCCCCGAATGGATTCAATCACTTGCTTGACTCCATGAAGATAATGTGGATTAGACACCAGCTGAGCTTCTTCACACAAAATCAGACCAATGCACAGATCTGGCTGACTAGCTGTGAGGTAAACAACGCTTATCACCAACTATTTGTTGCACTGAACCATTCCATTAACATTGTTCTTCAAGCTTATCAGCTTGCTTGACTCAATATCGAACCGACGAGTCAGACTCAGAGCCTCTAGCTCATTTTCCAGGAACTTTTTTGTGATCCGAGGAAATACAACAATTCTCATGTGATGCTTAACTGGTACTCATGTGTCAACTGATACAGACAGTTTCCTTCATTCAGGTTGCAGATGTCTACACTTTGTGTGACTCCCGACCGACCGCGTTCATGCGTCATGTCATCACAACATTGCAGGCAGTTCAGATAGGATCGCGGCTTCCACACTCTTGACTTGGAAAGTTCGATAAATTCTTCAACCATGAATGTCTGCAACTGAGAACTTTTCTGACCAATAGTTTCTTGACTGATTGGTTCGACCATTTCTGTTGCTCTCCACATGTAACAATTACTTCTAGTACGAATTCCTGAAAGTATCACATTTTCTTTCTCATCTACAGCTTGCATTCGGTCTTGGTGAACATAACCATCAGACCCTCATCAAACAGCTGAGTTATGCTAATGAGATTTGACTTTAGACCTTTCACCATATAGCCATTTATGAGGGACGACTGCTCTGAGCGGTCAATTGACCCGATTCTTTGAATTTTTCCCTTCTTGCCATCACCAAACATAACTCTTTTTCCGGTTGTTTGAACTAAATTTGTGAGAATGCCACCATCACCAATCATGTGTCATAAGAAACCATTGTCAAAGTACTAGGTTCCTGCTATATTTTACTCGTTTGCAGCAAGGGCAATCTCAAGGTTATCCTTTatctcatcatcatcctcaccAATTGTGACATGATTGAAGAGTATGTCCTCTGATTCAGACACTTAAACCTGAATAGGATACAAGTCTGTCTTGACTATCTACACTGTTCCAAACCATTTACATTCGATAAAGCATTACCAGCCTTCAAAACTTGATGAATCTTCCGGAGAAATCTATAGCAAAACGCCTTCTTGTGTTCCATTCTCCCCAAGCAAAACATCCTCTACGTTTTATGACTTGTGGAGTCAGAAATTTTTCTTGATTCTCCTCTTCAGCTCCTGGCACTTGTTTCCCTTTAACACTCAATGTTGTATGCACTTGTCCATTTGACTTTTGGAGGTTGTCCAATAGTTAAGATTTGATCGAGATCTTTGGTTTCTCTGCTCAGCATCCAAATCTTTTTGTGATCTTCAGTGAGATCATGTTCCAACCCTTGAGCTTTGGTATGTTCTTCTGTGAATGCTTGCCACATTTTTGCTACACGATCTTCCAAAACAAGATTCGTTTGTTTCTCATCGATAAGCTCCAGTTCTATATCCTTTTCGCTTCTCATAACATTTCCGGATTCAAGTGCCTTTATATCTTTGTCCTTTGGATTGCTTGAGTCAATAGTCATAATGTTAACATGAGCCTTCAATATAGCGGTGTTCTTTATCATAAGAATGTTCTCATGACTGAGTTTCATGCATTGGTCGTACAGTTCGCGATATTCCTTCTTGACATCTATCTCATCTCCGTCATTTTCATCTGATATGTAAATGTCCGAAGATGATTTTTGTGCTCCCATCATTGCCATGAAGTTCAGTAGCAGATCCTTGTTGTCCCCCTCATTCTCAGATTCTGTGTCACTAAAGCACATCAGCGATTTCTCCCCATTCTTCTGCAGATTTCGACATTCAGTCTTAAGATGTTCCTCGCCTTTGCATTCAGAACACTTCATCTCTTTCCTTTTAAACAAAGGACATTCCAATTGAAGATGATCATACCCTTCACACTCATGACATTTCACATCCTTCTTCCAATCTTGTGCTCTTCATACGTTCTTGAGTTCCGCTGATTTCCACCTCTGTTGAGCCGACCAAGACTCCTACGCACTACTTAATCAAGTTTTTTCACCATATTGTTGAAACTCTTCGTCATCAAAATGACATCAGCTTCAAACCTCTTTACTGTCTCATCTTCAAAATTAGTCGTGAAGGCAATACCTGTTACTGGAGATGGTTGATCTTCAGTCCGCTTTAAATGACAAAAGTAATCCGACCAGCTTATCGAACTTGGTCTCATCTGAGTTCATGGTGGCTTTGATGACAGCCTTGTAAGCCTCAATCCGCTTGGGGAGACATTTGATGAGCTTCTTGACCAGCTTATTTTCTGAGTACTTCTCACCCCGAACAACCGCCTCATTTGAATGGTACTCAGTTTAGCAGTAAAGCTTCCAAGAGGCTTATCTTCCTCCATCCTAGTCTCAAGATGATCGAGACGAGTCATTTTTACATTTGTGTCccctttaaaataatttaccaaGGTATCTCATACAGCTTTGGCAGATTCACACCcttaaattattttgaattgGTCAATATCAACTGCTGAGAAGATCGTGGAGATTGCCTTTGAGTCAATAATTCTGTCGTCCATCGCTCCAACGGTTTCGCCACTTCCTTCCTTTTCTCATCATACATGGTAGGTTATGACCAACCACTTACAACAGCAGTCCATGCTTCCTCATAAATACCACGAATGACATGTCTCATCTTGACTTTCTAGTGTCCAAAGTTCTCACCATCTAACACGATTGGCTTATGCACAGCGATTAGTTCCTTCATGTGATCCATGTTCTTCCCAAGATCGCAATCTGTAGTCAATATTTGATATCGAAGAGGTTGACTTCTCTGATGCCAAATGTAAAATCAAGAACAcagataataaataaatctcGAACACACTGACCTTTACACACTGAACTTTTctcaacaattatttttattaagaatcGTTTAAAAAAACCCATGTATCCTATACAAACTGTTGTTATACCGTGGCTAAACAAACAGCCACTGGATTAGTGTGGCACAATAATGGCTAAATATGTAGCCATGAAAGCAACCGCAACAAAACGTGGCTGTCAAATTGTAGACACATAATCTACGTTGTGATTTTGTGCCTTAAATTTTGGTAAAGTTGTGGTAGAATGTATATGTAATGCCCGGACCGCCCACAGCTAATGGACCATCCATGCCCGCTCTCTCGGCttgtgggccccatcccatccgactgTCGGTCTATTAATTTTTTCAAGGCTCAAAAGTCTTGGTTTCTAACactgcaatcaccacatgatcTTTCTCTGTGCTTTGACTTCACTAgaacgctatcgcgaatcacttctcGATAGGTCACTCATCCTTCCAATACTCCAGCTCAAACAAGCTTAACTCTAGAGTTCTAAATGGTTGTGCTCCCGAAAAGGTAAGTgcactttggtgacataggtagacaaatcaattctcttaaactttccatatatcacaacttgggatgttacaattcgttccctctcaaagaacgcaacgtcctcgtttCGCTctacgacaggtctcaagacgcttCTCAGGTCAGAACCGAGATGGCTAACCAgatctgataccacttgtaacgtcCTGACCGCCCATGGCTAATGGGCCATCCACGCCCACTCTCTCGGCCTGTGGATctcatcccatccgacggtctgTCCGTTAATTTCTCCAAGGCTCAAACTCTCGTTTTCTGATCCTGCAATACATTTTCCTGTGCTTTAGCCTCCTCGCACGCTATCGGGaagtcacccatccttccacttctccagctcaagcacgcttaactctagaGTTCTAAATGAATCTCCTCCCGAAAAGGTAAGTGCACTTTAGTGACATAGATAGTCAGATCAATTCTCttaa is a genomic window containing:
- the LOC108813401 gene encoding peroxidase 64, whose translation is MNVHFLSLFLTIILVILFNTEALSPHYYDHSCPQADQIVTNAVKKAMSTDKTVPAALLRMHFHDCFVRGCDASVLLDSKGKNKAEKDGPPNISLHAFYVIDNAKKALEEQCPGVVSCADIVSLAARDAVALSGGPTWEVPKGRKDGRVSKAIETRQLPAPTFNISQLQQSFGQRGLSMHDLVVLSGGHTLGFAHCSSFQNRINNFSTQKQVDPTLNPSFAASLKGVCPAHTKAKNAGATMDASTTSFDNIYYKMLMQGKSLFSSDQALLTTPSTKKLVAKYASSMEEYERAFVKSMIKMSSISGNGNEVRLNCRRVR